The Salvelinus alpinus chromosome 22, SLU_Salpinus.1, whole genome shotgun sequence DNA window TGTCTGTTGCTGCAGGTCTACTGGCAGGTCTCAGAGCCTGCTGTATGTTAATGTGAAGCTGTCTGTTGCTGCAGGTCTACTGCCAGGTCTCAGAGCCTGCTGTATGCTAATGTGAAGCTGTCTGTTGCTGCAGGTCTACTGGCAGGTCTCAGAGCCTGCTGTATGTTAATGTGAAGCTGTCTGTTGCTGCAGGTCTACTGCCAGGTCTCAGAGCCTGCTGTATGCTAATGTGAAGCTGTCTGTTGCTGCAGGTCTACTGGCAGGTCTCAGAGCCTGCTGTATGTTAATGGGAAGCTGTCTGTTGCTGCAGGTCTACTGGCAGGTCTCAGAGCCTGCTGTATGTTAATGTCAAGCTGTCTGTTGCTGCAGGTCTACTGGCAGGTCTCAGAGCCTGCTGTATGTTAATGTGAAGCTGTCTGTTGCTGCAGGTCTACTGGCAGGTCTCAGAGCCTGCTGTATGTTAATGGGAAGCTGTCTGTTGCTGCAGGTCTACTGGCAGGTCTCAGAGCCTGCTGTATGTTAATGTGAAGCTGTCTGTTGCTGCAGGTCTACTGGCAGGTCTCAGAGCCTTCTGTATGTTAATGTGAAGCTGTCTGTTGCTGCAGGTCTACTGCCAGGTCTCAGAGCCTGCTGTATGTTAATGTGAAGCTGTCTGTTGCTGCAGGTCTACTGGCAGGTCTCAGAGCCTGCTGTATGTTAATGTCAAGCTGTCTGTTGCTGCAGGTCTACTGGCAGGTCTCAGAGCCTGCTGTATGTTAATGTCAAGCTGTCTGTTGCTGCAGGTCTACTGGCAGGTCTCAGAGCCTGCTGTATGTTAATGGGAAGCTGTCTGTTGCTGCAGGTCTACTGGCAGGTCTCAGAGCCTGCTGTATGTTAATGTCAAGCTGTCTGTTGCTGCAGGTCTACTGGCAGGTCTCAGAGCCTGCTGTATGTTAATGTGAAGCTGTCTGTTGCTGCAGGTCTACTGGCAGGTCTCAGAGCCTTCTGTATGTTAATGTGAAGCTGTCTGTTGCTGCAGGTCTACTGGCAGGTCTCAGAGCCTGCTGTATGTTAATGGGAAGCTGTCTGTTGCTGCAGGTCTACTGGCAGGTCTCAGAGCCTGCTGTATGCTAATGTGAAGCTGTCTGTTGCTGCAGGTCTACTGCCAGGTCTCAGAGCCTGCTGTATGTTAATGTGAAGCTGTCTGTTGCTGCAGGTCTACTGGCAGGTCTCAGAGCCTGCTGTATGCTAATGTGAAGCTGTCTGTTGCTGCAGGTCTACTGGCAGGTCTCAGAGCCTGCTGTATGTTAATGTGAAGCTGTCTGTTGCTGCAGGTCTACTGGCAGGTCTCAGAGCCTTCTGTATGTTAATGTGAAGCTGTCTGTTGCTGCAGGTCTACTGGCAGGTCTCAGAGCCTGCTGTATGTTAATGTCAAGCTGTCTGTTGCTGCAGGTCTACTGGCAGGTCTCAGAGCCTGCTGTATGTTAATGTCAAGCTGTCTGTTGCTGCAGGTCTACTGGCAGGTCTCAGAGGAGCAGAAAACGTCCTGCGAGAGCAAGGGAAAAAATTCAGTAAGTGGATTGTATGATGGATCATCTCTCCTCTCAGAGAACTCTCTGAAGCAGTATACTGATAGAAACAAACCACATGACCGTACCAATCTTATTCCATTCCAGATGGAATGTCAAAACTACATCAAGACACTTCAGACTCTCCACGATGGCAGGATGTTGGTGTGTGGGACCAACGCATACAACCCCACATGTGACTATATGGTGAGTATGACCTGGACAGgacatctcacctgttgtttcaCACTACATATCATGTGACTGTGGACCGTTGTCATATTCTGGTTGTTTTACACTGAACTAACGGCAGACGTATGTAGCGCACCAACTCTCTGTCTTGGTGGGTCCCAGCTACCTTTCAAAGTGGTTATAGATCACAGCCTTAATGGACATCTCCACATCGCAACCAAACATGCATTGTGTTCTCCAACAGACCTACGCAAACGGAACGTTGACCCTGGAAGGGAAGAAGGAAGAGGGGCGAGGGAAAGTTCCCTTTGACCCCTTCCAGAGGTCAACCTCGGTCATGGTTGGTGAGTACAGCTGCTTTCTGATATCTACAGTACCTCCCCACAAGGACGGAGTAGTAGAATTGTGCACCCAATATTATAAATAAAACAACTATAAATAAAGTGTTGAAAAAAGTGGACCCACACTGAAAGTTGTGTTAGTGATGTAAAATACATTACTGGTGAACTTCATTCACTTCTTTACAGTCTTTATTGTTTCAGTTGTGATGATTGTCATTGTTCATCATCTATCAGGGACAGAACTATATTCAGCCACGGCGGTCAACTTCCTGGGTACTGAGCAGGTGTTTCAGCGTCACTCCTTCCCACCTATCAGGACCGAACACAGACAGTCCTGGCTTAACAGTAAGCTCCAACCCCTCTGTTTTAAATGTAGGACTCACTGTGACAATGTGTTGATGTATTTCTTGATGCGTAGCTAAACAGACACCTGAATGTGGACATTCCACAGAGAGATACAGCCATTTTAAATGTCTTTCTTTATTCAATATGCCTTAAATAATGGATCCCAAgtctgtgttttctgtctctgtgaGAAAACTGAACTGTGTCTTTTTTCAGAGCCCTCCTTCGTACAGTTGGACGTCGTCCCCGAGAGCATTAACAACCTCGATGGGGACGACGATAAAGTCTATATGTTCTTTAGCGAGGAGGCCATGGAGTTTGACCTGCCAGACCAGATCAGGGTATCTCGTGTGGCACGGGTCTGCAAGGTACACTTATAAAATGCTCTTAAATTTAAAGAACGTTTATGTCTGTTCTAGTGTTCTAATACCATGGTCGACACTGACACCGAGCATGTCTCCCTCCCTGTGGTTGGTGTGCAGGGGGATATGGGTGGTCAGAGGACCTTACAGCAAAAGTGGACGTCCTACCTGAAGGCCCGTCTTGACTGCCCGGTGCCCCTGGAACCTAGCCTGCCAGCCATCATTCAGGATATCTTCCTCCTGAAAGACCAGGATTGGAGGAAGAGCGTGTTTTACGCTGTTTTCAGCCCACAGACGTGAGTTCTACCATTTCTTTATTAGTCTTGTCCAGCAGAAACGCTATACTGTCAAATCTGTAAAATAATGATCAGCTGTAGGGATACTACTCAAATATGAACACTCTATGAGAGAGATTCTGAAGTGATGTTGGAATAATGAATGGCGTTTTGATGATTACAGAACCACATCGGATCTCTCTACTGTGTGTGCCTTCAGCGTGGCTGACATTGGGAAAGTCTTCGCTGAGGGTAAGTATATGACTCCGGTGACAATGCAGTCAGAAACAAGGTGGGTTACCCACACCGAAGAGGAGCCTGTCCCACGACCTGGAGCGGTGAGTAATTACATGACTTATATAGATGATTGAATTAAATTATCATTGATTAACTTCTTCCAGACATAAGTGTCATGTGACAGTGTTGTGCCTATGTTCCTCTACAGGGCACAATTATTGTCCCAAACACTTAATCAAATGTAGCAAATAAGCTccggctgagtcccaaatggtttCCTATTCCTTACTCTAcaaagtgtactacttttgaacagaaccctatgagccctggtaaaaaggaatgcactatatagggaatagggggctatTTGGAACACAGGCTTAGTTTCACGAGTGCTTCTGTCATAATTATAGACCTACAGTGTATGTGAAACGTCTCATCAACTCTGGTCGTGTTGTCGTTAAAGTGTATGAACAATGCTGTGCGGGACCTCGGGATTGAGCACTCGCGGGACCTCCCTGACAAGACCCTGCAGTTCGTCCGTGACCAGCCACTCTTGGAGGGAGCAGTGCCTCCGCTGACCGGGGGTCCACTGGTGCTGCAGAGGGGAGCCAGGTTGTCAGTGATTGTTGTGGACAGAGTCATGGCCGTGGATGGGGAAATCCACCACGTTATGTTTATTGGAACAGGTAGTGACTATTCACAGCCCTTTATCATCCCAATTCACATTGTTCTGTGTTTGTGGCAGTGATTATTACTGTCTATATATGTAttcatgtactgtgtgtgtatatatatatatatatgtgaatTTTTTTCTGACAAAGAAAATCAATCAATGTCAGTGTTGTCTCTAGTAACTGAAGTgtcctgctccctgacagagGAGGGCACGGTGCAGAAGGCTGTGCAGTACGCTGCTGGTGACACAGTCATCAGCCAAGAGATCCAGGTGTTCCAGACTCTGGAGCCAATCAAAGTGCTGCGTCTCTCCTCTGGCACGGTAACACATTTAGTGCAAAACGTTATgagtatatttttttatttaactagtcaagtcagttaaaaacaaattcttatttacaatgacggcctaccggggaacagtgggttaactgtcttgttcaggggcggaacgacagatttttaccttgtcagctctgggattcaatccagcaacctttcggttactagtccaacgctctaaccactaggctacctgcttgtTCAAGATGAATGGCACCAGG harbors:
- the LOC139549674 gene encoding semaphorin-4E-like produces the protein MTLREDLGVLVIGARDAVYALDLEDISSKKAGVYWQVSEEQKTSCESKGKNSMECQNYIKTLQTLHDGRMLVCGTNAYNPTCDYMTYANGTLTLEGKKEEGRGKVPFDPFQRSTSVMVGTELYSATAVNFLGTEQVFQRHSFPPIRTEHRQSWLNKPSFVQLDVVPESINNLDGDDDKVYMFFSEEAMEFDLPDQIRVSRVARVCKGDMGGQRTLQQKWTSYLKARLDCPVPLEPSLPAIIQDIFLLKDQDWRKSVFYAVFSPQTTTSDLSTVCAFSVADIGKVFAEGKYMTPVTMQSETRWVTHTEEEPVPRPGACMNNAVRDLGIEHSRDLPDKTLQFVRDQPLLEGAVPPLTGGPLVLQRGARLSVIVVDRVMAVDGEIHHVMFIGTEEGTVQKAVQYAAGDTVISQEIQVFQTLEPIKVLRLSSGTGQLYAGSESGVVQIPVRDCGRYGSCLDCILARDPYCAWDTTSETCSSVLNLPTGSRNMYQSLVHVDASLCPRSVPVKPLPLPFNVGSSIHLPCQPASNLAQVSWHFARQPLQLRDRYQMLSQDLLIVSAIASDAGRYTCQSLEEVKGRLYTRTEAAYILQPTKTLLVLQIYVALLSVLLGVVVLWSVRRYFRLRVRIHPAEPSQNNNNNWRTDPGCVPGSEVNNNHMSPVNSSSDAVIHMGDI